CCAAGTTCCTGCTGTCTCATACGAGGCAGTATCCACCCAAGTTCCTGCTGACTCATACGAGGCAGTATCCACCCAAGTTCCTGCTGTCTCATACGAGGCAGTATCCACCCAAGTTCCTGCTGTCTCATACGAGGCAGTATCCACCCAAGTTCCTGTTGTCTCATACGAGGCAGTATCCACCCAAGTTCCTGCTGACTCATACGAGGCAGTATCCACCCAAGTTCCTGCTGACTCATACGAGGCAGTATCCACCCAAGTTCCTGTTGACTCATACGAGGCAGTATCCACCCAAGTTCCTGTTGACTCATACGAGGCAGTATCCACCCAAGTTCCTGTTGTCTCATACGAGGCAGTATCCACCCAAGTTCCTGTTGACTCATACGAGGCAGTATCCACCCAAGTTCCTGTTGACTCATACGAGGCAGTATCCACCCAAGTTCCTGTTGTCTCATACGAGGCAGTATCCACCCAAGTTCCTGTTGTCTCATACGAGGCAGTATCCACCCAAGTTCCTGTTGTCTCATACGAGGCAGTATCCACCCAGGTTCCTGCTGTCTCATACGAGGCAGTATCCACCCAAGTTCCTGTTGTCTCATACGAGGCAGTATCCACCCAAGTTCCTGTTGTCTCATACGAGGCAGTATCCACCCAAGTTCCTGCTGTCTCATACGAGGCAGTATCCACCCAAGTTCCTGTTGTCTCATACGAGGCAGTATCCACCCAAGTTCCTGTTGTCTCATACGAGGCAGTATCCACCCAAGTTCCTGCTGTCTCATACGAGGCAGTATCCACCCAAGTTCCTGTTGTCTCATACGAGGCAGTATCCACCCAAGTTCCTGCTGACTCATACGAGGCAGTATCCACCCAAGTTCCTGCTGTCTCATACGAGGCAGTATCCACCCAAGTTCCTGTTGTCTCATACGAGGCAGTATCCACCCAAGTTCCTGTTGTCTCATACGAGGCAGTATCCACCCAAGTTCCTGCTGTCTCATACGAGGCAGTATCCACCCAAGTTCCTGCTGTCTCATACGAGGCAGTATCCACCCAAGTTCCTGTTGTCTCATACGAGGCAGTATCCACCCAAGTTCCTGTTGTCTCATACGAGGCAGTATCCACCCAAGTTCCTGCTGTCTCATACGAGGCAGTATCCACCCAAGTTCCTGTTGTCTCATACGAGGCAGTATCCACCCAAGTTCCTGTTGTCTCATACGAGGCAGTATCCACCCAAGTTCCTGTTGTCTCATACGAGGCAGTATCCACCCAAGTTCCTGTTGTCTCATACGAGGCAGTATCCACCCAAGTTCCTGTTGTCTCATACGAGGCAGTATCCACCCAAGTTCCTGTTGTCTCATACGAGGCAGTATCCACCCAAGTTCCTGTTGTCTCATACGAGGCAGTATCCACCCAAGTTCCTGCTGTCTCATACGAGGCAGTATCCACCCAAGTTCCTGCTGTCTCATACGAGGCAGTATCCACCCAAGTTCCTGCTGTCTCATACGAGGCAGTATCCACCCAAGTTCCTGCTGTCTCATACGAGGCAGTATCCACCCAAGTTCCTGCTGTCTCATACGAGGCAGTATCCACCCAAGTTCCTGTTGTCTCATACGAGGCAGTATCCACCCAAGTTCCTGCTGACTCATACGAGGCAGTATCCACCCAAGTTCCTGCTGTCTCATACGAGGCAGTATCCACCCAAGTTCCTGTTGTCTCATACGAGGCAGTATCCACCCAAGTTCCTGCTGACTCATACGAGGCAGTATCCACCCAAGTTCCTGTTGTCTCATACGAGGCAGTATCCACCCAAGTTCCTGTTGTCTCATACGAGGCAGTATCCACCCAAGTTCCTGTTGTCTCATACGAGGCAGTATCCACCCAAGTTCCTGTTGTCTCATACGAGGCAGTATCCACCCAAGTTCCTGTTGTCTCATACGAGGCAGTATCCACCCAAGTTCCTGTTGTCTCATACGAGGCAGTATCCACCCAAGTTCCTGTTGTCTCATACGAGGCAGTATCCACCCAAGTTCCTGTTGTCTCATACGAGGCAGTATCCACCCAAGTTCCTGTTGTCTCATACGAGGCATTATCCACCCAAGTTCCTGTTGTCTCATACGAGGCAGTATCCACCCAAGTTCCTGTTGTCTCATACGAGGCAGTATCCACCCAAGTTCCTGTTGTCTCATACGAGGCATTATCCACCCAAGTTCCTGTTGTCTCATACGAGGCAGTATCCACCCAAGTTCCTGTTGTCTCATACGAGGCAGTATCCACCCAAGTTCCTGTTGTCTCATACGAGGCAGTATCCACCCAAGTTCCTGTTGTCTCATACGAGGCATTATCCACCCAAGTTCCTGTTGTCTCATACGAGGCAGTATCCACCCAAGTTCCTGTTGTCTCATACGAGGCAGTATCCACCCAAGTTCCTGTTGTCTCATACGAGGCATTATCCACCCAAGTTCCTGTTGTCTCATACGAGGCATTATCCACCCAAGTTCCTGTTGTCTCATACGAGGCATTATCCACCCAAATTCCTGTT
The Procambarus clarkii isolate CNS0578487 chromosome 60, FALCON_Pclarkii_2.0, whole genome shotgun sequence genome window above contains:
- the LOC138353910 gene encoding uncharacterized protein, whose amino-acid sequence is MTTPVPGDMSMTTPVPADMNMTTPVPGDMSMTTPVPADMSMTTPVPGDMPMTTPVPGDMPMTTPVPVDMPMTTTVPADMPMTTTVPADMPMTTPVPADMPMTTTVPADMNMTTPVPGNTALNDPTIPGNTSLNDPTIPGNTALNDPTIPGNTALNDPTIPGNTALNDPTIPGNTALNDPTIPGNTALNDPTIPGNTALNDPTIPGNTALNDPTIPGNTALNDPTIPGNTALNDPTIPGNTALNDPTIPGNTALNDPTIPVSTQVPADSYEAVSTQVPAVSYEAVSTQVPADSYEAVSTQVPAVSYEAVSTQVPVVSYEAVSTQVPAVSYEAVSTQVPAVSYEAVSTQVPAVSYEAVSTQVPVVSYEAVSTQVPADSYEAVSTQVPAVSYEAVSTQVPAVSYEAVSTQVPADSYEAVSTQVPAVSYEAVSTQVPAVSYEAVSTQVPVVSYEAVSTQVPADSYEAVSTQVPADSYEAVSTQVPVDSYEAVSTQVPVDSYEAVSTQVPVVSYEAVSTQVPVDSYEAVSTQVPVDSYEAVSTQVPVVSYEAVSTQVPVVSYEAVSTQVPVVSYEAVSTQVPAVSYEAVSTQVPVVSYEAVSTQVPVVSYEAVSTQVPAVSYEAVSTQVPVVSYEAVSTQVPVVSYEAVSTQVPAVSYEAVSTQVPVVSYEAVSTQVPADSYEAVSTQVPAVSYEAVSTQVPVVSYEAVSTQVPVVSYEAVSTQVPAVSYEAVSTQVPAVSYEAVSTQVPVVSYEAVSTQVPVVSYEAVSTQVPAVSYEAVSTQVPVVSYEAVSTQVPVVSYEAVSTQVPVVSYEAVSTQVPVVSYEAVSTQVPVVSYEAVSTQVPVVSYEAVSTQVPVVSYEAVSTQVPAVSYEAVSTQVPAVSYEAVSTQVPAVSYEAVSTQVPAVSYEAVSTQVPAVSYEAVSTQVPVVSYEAVSTQVPADSYEAVSTQVPAVSYEAVSTQVPVVSYEAVSTQVPADSYEAVSTQVPVVSYEAVSTQVPVVSYEAVSTQVPVVSYEAVSTQVPVVSYEAVSTQVPVVSYEAVSTQVPVVSYEAVSTQVPVVSYEAVSTQVPVVSYEAVSTQVPVVSYEALSTQVPVVSYEAVSTQVPVVSYEAVSTQVPVVSYEALSTQVPVVSYEAVSTQVPVVSYEAVSTQVPVVSYEAVSTQVPVVSYEALSTQVPVVSYEAVSTQVPVVSYEAVSTQVPVVSYEALSTQVPVVSYEALSTQVPVVSYEALSTQIPVVSYEAVSTQAH